In the Syngnathus scovelli strain Florida chromosome 16, RoL_Ssco_1.2, whole genome shotgun sequence genome, one interval contains:
- the LOC125984146 gene encoding CCN family member 1, with product MGILLFLAVMQAVAVALVTAECPVVCECPAGPPSCPPGVSSVPDGCGCCKVCAAQLNQDCHEGHPCDHHKGLECNYGNDVGRTYGICRAKAEGRSCEYNGRIYQNGENFRAGCKHQCTCIDGAVGCVPLCPSHVPLASPSCPAPHLIKVPGQCCLSIDCHKGTTVMPPLHRRPQPPAYPPYPFIPYPYAKPYAKPYQKLYPYKPKNEMDTMGNELMEVSRKWDKPRGHKHLAAWRQLGDRCVVQTTSWSQCSRSCGMGISSRVTNENARCKLVKESRLCNIRPCSSMSIPAKKGRKCSRTHKAPEPHRLSYAGCRSTRLHRPNYCGVCRDGRCCSPRRTRTSSVTFACPDGERFTRSVMFIQSCKCSDECNHLNEAAMPPQLWLYGDTHKFID from the exons ATGGGGATATTGCTGTTCCTTGCTGTCATGCAAGCGGTTGCAGTCGCTTTG GTGACTGCAGAGTGTCCGGTGGTGTGCGAGTGTCCGGCCGGGCCGCCGTCCTGCCCCCCGGGGGTCAGTTCTGTCCCGGATGGATGCGGTTGCTGCAAAGTGTGCGCCGCACAGCTGAACCAGGACTGCCATGAAGGACATCCCTGCGACCACCATAAAGGCCTGGAGTGCAACTACGGCAATGATGTTGGCCGTACCTATGGCATCTGCAGGG CAAAGGCAGAAGGCCGATCCTGTGAATACAACGGGCGCATCTATCAAAACGGCGAGAATTTCCGAGCTGGCTGCAAGCACCAGTGCACCTGCATCGACGGGGCAGTGGGTTGCGTGCCCCTTTGCCCCAGCCACGTGCCCCTGGCATCACCTTCCTGCCCGGCCCCGCACTTAATCAAGGTGCCGGGCCAGTGCTGCCTCAGCATCGACTGCCACAAAGGAACAACCGTCATGCCTCCGCTGCACCGCCGACCTCAACCTCCGGCTTACCCGCCGTACCCCTTCATCCCCTACCCCTACGCAAAACCCTACGCAAAACCTTACCAGAAGCTCTACCCGTATAAACCCAAAAACGAGATGGACACCATGGGAAACGAGCTAATGGAGGTTAGCCGCAAATGGGACAAGCCGCGTGGCCACAAGCACCTAGCCG CGTGGAGGCAGTTGGGAGATCGATGCGTGGTCCAGACTACTTCCTGGTCCCAGTGTTCCCGTAGCTGCGGGATGGGTATTTCCTCACGCGTTACCAACGAAAACGCTCGCTGTAAGCTGGTCAAGGAAAGCCGTCTGTGCAACATACGGCCGTGCAGCTCCATGTCGATCCCGGCCAAG AAAGGGAGGAAGTGCTCTCGAACACACAAGGCACCCGAGCCACACCGCTTGTCCTACGCCGGCTGCAGGAGCACTCGCCTACACAGACCCAACTACTGCGGAGTGTGCAGAGACGGCCGTTGCTGCTCACCTCGTCGTACGCGCACCTCCAGCGTTACGTTCGCCTGCCCCGACGGCGAACGCTTCACGAGATCCGTCATGTTCATCCAGTCGTGCAAATGCAGCGACGAGTGCAATCATCTCAACGAGGCCGCCATGCCGCCGCAGCTCTGGCTCTACGGAGACACACATAAGTTTATTGACTAG